The following DNA comes from Oceanivirga salmonicida.
TTTCGTCTAGTTTTTTTAATATTTCTAACATATTAGTCTACCTTTTTTATAATTGCTTTTTCTATTATATCTCCTTGGATTATACTATTTACGACCTTTTGGTCTTTATCGCTCAAAACTTTACCAAATATAGTATGATGGTAATTAAGCCATGGAGTCTTAGTATGAGTTATGAAAAATTGTGAACCATTAGTATTAGGTCCAGCATTAGCCATAGCAAGTAATCCTGCTTCATCAAATACTAACCCTTCTACAAATTCATCTTCAAATTCATAACCAGGTCCACCCATGCCTGTTCCTGTTGGATCTCCACCTTGTATCATAAAATCATTTATTACCCTGTGAAAACTTACACCATCATAAAAATTTTTTTCAATTAAGTCAACAAAATTTTTAACCGTTTTTGGAGTTTTATCTTCAAACAATTCTAAATTAATATCTCCTTTATTTGTTTTCAATACTACCACTAACATAACTACCTCTTTTCATTTATAATATCTATAAAATATTTATGTACAGTAAAATCATCTGTAAGTTCTGGATGATATGCTGTTACTAATATATTATTTTGTCTTGCTGCTACAATATTATTATCTACTACTGATAATATTTTAACATCATTTGTTATTTTTTCAATATATGGTGCTCTAATAAATACCATAGGTATATCTATATCATTAAATTTATCTTTTGTTATAAAACTCCCTAACTGTCTTCCATATGCATTACGCTTAACTTCTA
Coding sequences within:
- a CDS encoding peptidylprolyl isomerase → MLVVVLKTNKGDINLELFEDKTPKTVKNFVDLIEKNFYDGVSFHRVINDFMIQGGDPTGTGMGGPGYEFEDEFVEGLVFDEAGLLAMANAGPNTNGSQFFITHTKTPWLNYHHTIFGKVLSDKDQKVVNSIIQGDIIEKAIIKKVD